Proteins from a genomic interval of Spea bombifrons isolate aSpeBom1 chromosome 4, aSpeBom1.2.pri, whole genome shotgun sequence:
- the LOC128492874 gene encoding protocadherin gamma-B1-like: MMKGEMRNQDSQKHKGIIWQVMFSFLFSCLYHSVNGELHYSIPEEMRKDSVIANIAKDIGLDINQLSFRRFRLVSRVSEKYFSINLNNGNLYVKDRIDRETLCGREATCALTFDAVVENPFNVYTVNIEIQDINDNPPIFFHAIVALEIIETSSLGTHFFLQNAEDPDIGINSVQTYKLSENQYFTLSEKTSSDGSKFPELVLEKPLDRETQNTHELILTALDGGNPVKSGTALIKIVIADANDHFPIFTQDVYKVSIRENTPINFTLIHVTATDKDEGSNAHITYALTKTSENSLYASMFSIHPTNGEIKTNQKLDFEVARNYEIPIQAKDSGGLVAQSKVLIEVTDENDNAPEISVSSLSALIPEDSASGTMIALIEVIDQDIGENGEVDCYIIDKIPFTLIPSSRYYRIVTTNTLDREKISSYNITVLATDRGSPSLSTNRTIRLDISDVNDNPPIFMKSTYNVFISENNLPGASIYSIQASDIDSGDNAKIIYSISSSNTENFPVSSYFSINIETGVVYAQRSFDYEQHKEFIVEVAAKDCGSPSLSSNATLIIHIMDQNDNAPKILYPSPDNGGSPLFEMVPFSSEQGSLITKVVAVDTDSGHNAWLSYHFIQVSEPLPFSISQQTGEIRISRAFQEKDILRHKVVVLVKDNGLPSLSATVTLSFIVADNFQQAAPKLNNQLTDEDSPSNLQMYLVIALALITFLFILSVMLVIISKCKESKSSTTFGSLSTNLYSSVDPRMLSQYSNGTLPLPYSYNVCVALDSTENDFTFLKPNEKVPVDNLIDADDSGLENESLKDSLNHQVSNSKIFNCIL; this comes from the coding sequence ATGATGAAAGGTGAGATGAGAAACCAGGATTCACAGAAGCACAAAGGAATCATTTGGCAAGTAATGTTTTCCTTCTTATTTTCTTGTCTTTATCATTCAGTCAATGGAGAGCTTCATTATTCAATTCCTGAAGAAATGAGGAAAGACTCTGTTATAGCAAATATTGCAAAAGACATTGGATTAGATATTAATCAGCTCTCATTTAGAAGATTTCGTCTTGTTTCACgtgtttcagaaaaatatttttctatcaaTTTAAACAATGGAAATTTATATGTTAAAGACAGGATTGATAGAGAAACCCTGTGTGGGAGAGAGGCTACATGTGCCCTAACCTTTGATGCAGTTGTAGAAAAtccttttaatgtatatactgtTAACATTGAAATTCAGGATATAAATGATAATCCTCCAATATTTTTTCATGCCATTGTTGCATTAGAAATTATTGAAACAAGTTCACtaggaacacatttttttttacaaaatgcagAAGATCCAGATATTGGCATTAATTCTGTACAGACATACAAACTCAGTGAAAATCAGTATTTTACATTGAGTGAAAAAACCAGCAGTGATGGCAGCAAATTTCCAGAACTTGTCTTGGAGAAACCATTAGACCGAGAGACACAAAATACTCATGAATTAATTTTAACAGCTCTAGATGGTGGAAACCCAGTTAAATCTGGTACCGCACTAATAAAAATTGTGATTGCCGATGCAAATGATCATTTTCCCATATTTACCCAAGATGTTTATAAAGTAAGCATACGTGAAAATACCCCAATCAATTTTACACTGATTCATGTAACAGCAACTGATAAAGATGAAGGATCTAATGCACATATTACATATGCTTTAACAAAGACATCAGAAAATTCCCTTTATGCAAGTATGTTTAGCATTCATCctacaaatggagaaattaaaacaaatcaaaaattGGACTTTGAAGTAGCAAGAAACTATGAAATACCAATACAAGCAAAGGACAGCGGTGGTCTTGTGGCCCAGTCTAAAGTATTAATTGAAGTAACAGATGAAAATGACAACGCTCCTGAAATATCCGTTTCCTCATTATCTGCACTTATTCCTGAAGATTCAGCATCCGGCACAATGATAGCGCTAATTGAGGTCATTGATCAGGATATTGGTGAAAATGGAGAGGTTGACTGCTATATCATTGACAAAATACCATTTACATTAATACCATCTAGTAGATATTATAGAATTGTTACAACAAACACATTGGACAGAGAGAAAATCTCAAGTTATAACATCACAGTTTTGGCAACTGACAGAGGATCTCCTTCACTCTCCACTAACAGAACAATTAGATTGGATATATCAGATGTCAATGACAACCCACCAATATTTATGAAATCAACTTATAATGTctttatttcagaaaataatttACCAGGAGCATCAATTTATAGTATACAAGCTTCAGATATTGACAGTGGAGACAATGctaaaattatttattcaatttCCAGTTCAAATACGGAAAACTTTCCAGTGTCATCTTATTTTTCCATTAATATAGAAACTGGAGTGGTCTATGCTCAGCGATCATTTGATTATGAGCAGCACAAGGAATTTATAGTTGAAGTAGCCGCAAAAGACTGTGGATCTCCATCTCTTAGCAGCAATGCAACATTGATCATCCATATTATGGATCAGAATGATAATGCACCAAAAATACTGTATCCATCACCAGATAATGGTGGTTCACCTTTATTTGAGATGGTTCCTTTTTCTTCAGAACAGGGTTCATTAATAACTAAGGTGGTTGCAGTAGATACTGACTCGGGACATAATGCTTGGCTCTCTTATCATTTCATACAAGTGTCAGAACCACTTCCCTTCAGCATTAGTCAACAAACAGGTGAGATCAGGATATCACGGGCCTTTCAAGAGAAGGATATATTGAGGCATAAGGTGGTCGTTCTGGTGAAGGACAATGGATTGCCCTCTCTGTCTGCAACTGTTACCTTAAGTTTCATTGTTGCAGATAATTTTCAGCAGGCGGCTCCCAAACTCAACAATCAACTCACTGATGAAGATTCACCATCtaatttgcaaatgtatttaGTGATTGCCCTAGCACTGATTacctttttgttcattttaagtGTTATGCTAGTGatcatttcaaaatgtaaagaatCAAAATCCTCTACAACCTTTGGATCACTCAGTACAAATTTATATTCTTCAGTTGATCCCAGGATGCTTTCCCAGTATAGTAATGGAACTTTGCCTCTGCCGTACTCATACAATGTTTGTGTTGCTTTGGATTCCACTGAAAATGATTTTACTTTCTTAAAACCAAACGAAAAGGTCCCTGTGGATAATCTTATTGATGCTGATGATTCAGGACTCGAAAATGAAAGTTTAAAAGACAGTTTAAACCATCAGGTGAGTAATTCAAAAATATTCAATTGTATATTGTAG
- the LOC128492879 gene encoding protocadherin gamma-B2-like, producing the protein MRNQDSQKCKGIKWQVIFSFLFSCLCHSVSGQLRYSILEEMRKDSVIGNIANDLGLDIKQLSLRRFRIVSRVSEKYFYVNLGNGNLYVKDRIDRETLCGREPTCFLTFDAVVENPLNVYTIHIEIQDINDNAPKFFHNNVALEIIETSSLGTHLILQNADDPDIGINSVQTYKLSDNQHFILSENTRSDGSKYPELVLEKPLDRETQNIHELILTALDGGNPMKSGTTVIQIAIADVNDNFPIFAQDVYKVSISENAPINFTVLHVKATDQDEGSNALITYSFAKISENAHYNSMFHIHPTNGEITTNENVDFEAARMYELSVEAKDSGGLVAHSKVLIEITDENDNSPEIYVTSLSTPIPEDSASGTVIALIEVHDQDSGANGEVDCQIIDKAPFQLISSSNRYYRIVTTSALDREKESSYNISILATDRGSPPLSTKKTIRLEISDVNDNPPVFMKSTFLAYVQENNLPGASIYSIQASDIDIGINAKVIYSISSLNTEDSPVSSFLSINIETGVLYAQRSFDYEQHKEFVIQVAAKDCGSPSMSSNATLVVHIMDQNDNAPKILYPSPDNGGLAFFELVPLSSEQGSLISKVVAVDADSGHNAWLSYHFTHVSEPLPFSISQQTGEIRISRVFQEKDILRHKVVVLVKDNGFPSLSATVTLSFIVADNFQQASPKLNNQLTDEDSPSNLQMYLVIALALITFLFILSVMLVIISKCKETKSSTALGSLSTNLYSPVDPRILSQYSNGTLPLPYAYNVCVALDSTESDFTFLKPSQKVPVDNLIDADDSGLANESLKDNLDTNNQVSYSKTYNSIEIIIFKMTILYKMYQGCHL; encoded by the coding sequence ATGAGAAACCAGGATTCACAGAAATGCAAAGGAATCAAATGGCAAGTAATATTTTCCTTCTTATTTTCTTGTCTTTGTCATTCAGTCTCTGGACAGCTTCGTTATTCAATACTTGAAGAAATGAGGAAAGACTCTGTTATAGGAAATATTGCAAACGATCTTGGATTAGATATTAAGCAGCTCTCACTTCGAAGATTTCGTATTGTTTCACgtgtttcagaaaaatatttctatgtCAATTTAGGAAATGGAAATTTGTATGTTAAAGATAGGATAGATAGAGAGACACTGTGTGGGAGAGAGCCTACCTGCTTCCTAACATTTGATGCAGTGGTTGAAAATCCCTTAAACGTTTATACTATCCACATTGAAATTCAGGATATCAATGATAATGCTCCAAAGTTTTTTCACAATAATGTTGCACTAGAAATTATTGAAACAAGTTCACTAGGAACACATTTAATTTTGCAAAATGCTGATGATCCAGATATTGGTATTAATTCTGTACAGACATACAAACTCAGTGACAATCAGCATTTTATACTAAGTGAAAACACCAGATCTGATGGCAGTAAATATCCAGAACTTGTCTTAGAGAAACCTTTAGATCGTGAAACACAGAATATTCATGAACTCATTTTAACAGCCCTAGATGGAGGAAACCCAATGAAGTCTGGCACTACAGTGATacaaattgccattgctgatgTGAATGATAATTTCCCAATATTTGCTCAAGATGTATATAAAGTAAGCATAAGTGAAAACGCCCCTATCAACTTTACAGTCCTTCATGTAAAAGCAACTGATCAAGATGAAGGATCCAATGCTCTGATCACATATTCATTTgcaaaaatatcagaaaatgcCCATTATAACAGCATGTTTCACATTCACCctacaaatggagaaattacaacaaatgaaaatgtgGACTTTGAAGCAGCAAGAATGTATGAACTTTCAGTAGAAGCAAAGGACAGCGGTGGTCTTGTGGCCCACTCTAAAGTACTAATTGAaataacagatgaaaatgaCAATTCTCCTGAAATATATGTTACCTCATTATCTACACCTATTCCTGAGGATTCAGCATCTGGCACAGTGATTGCACTAATTGAAGTCCATGATCAAGATTCAGGTGCAAATGGAGAAGTTGACTGTCAAATCATTGACAAAGCACCTTTCCAGTTAATTTCATCATCTAATAGATATTATAGAATTGTTACAACAAGTGCTTTGGACAGGGAGAAAGAATCAAGTTATAACATCTCAATTTTAGCAACTGATAGAGGATCTCCTCCACTCTCCACTAAGAAAACCATCAGGTTGGAAATATCAGATGTTAATGACAACCCACCAGTATTTATGAAATCAACATTTCTTGCCTATGttcaagaaaataatttaccaGGAGCATCAATTTACAGTATACAAGCTTCAGATATTGACATTGGAATTAATGCTAAAGTTATTTATTCAATTTCCAGTTTGAATACAGAAGATTCCCCAGTATCTTCTTTTCTTTCCATTAATATAGAGACGGGAGTTCTCTATGCTCAGAGGTCATTTGATTATGAGCAGCACAAGGAATTTGTAATCCAAGTAGCAGCAAAAGACTGTGGATCTCCTTCTATGAGTAGCAATGCAACACTGGTTGTCCATATAATGGATCAGAATGATAATGCACCAAAAATACTGTATCCATCACCAGATAATGGTGGTTTAGCTTTTTTTGAGTTGGTCCCTCTTTCCTCAGAACAGGGTTCCTTAATATCTAAGGTGGTTGCAGTAGATGCTGACTCGGGACATAATGCTTGGCTCTCTTATCATTTCACACATGTGTCAGAACCACTTCCCTTCAGCATTAGTCAACAAACAGGTGAGATCAGGATATCACGAGTCTTTCAAGAGAAGGATATATTGAGACATAAGGTAGTGGTTCTGGTGAAGGACAATGGATTCCCCTCTCTGTCTGCAACCGTTACCTTAAGTTTCATTGTTGCAGATAATTTTCAGCAGGCGTCTCCTAAACTCAACAATCAACTCACTGATGAAGATTCACCATCTAATTTGCAAATGTATCTAGTGATTGCCCTAGCACTGATTacctttttgttcattttaagtGTTATGTTGGTGatcatttcaaaatgtaaagaaacaaaatcttcAACAGCCCTTGGGTCACTCAGTACAAATCTTTATTCTCCAGTTGACCCCAGGATTCTTTCTCAATATAGTAATGGAACTTTGCCTCTGCCGTACGCATACAATGTTTGTGTTGCTTTGGATTCCACTGAAAGTGATTTTACTTTCCTAAAACCAAGCCAAAAGGTACCTGTGGACAACCTTATTGATGCTGATGATTCAGGACTTGCAAATGAAAGTTTAAAAGACAATTTAGATACAAACAATCAGGTGAGTTATTCAAAAACATACAATTCTATTGAGATCATTATTTTCAAAATgaccattttatataaaatgtaccaAGGTTGTCATTTATAG
- the LOC128492876 gene encoding protocadherin gamma-B5-like — MTTEMRNQDSQKCKGIIWQVIFSFLFSFLCHSVSGQLRYSILEEMRKDSVIGNIANDLGLDIKQLSLRRFRIVSRVSEKYFYVNLGNGNLYIKNRIDRETLCGREPTCFLTFDAVVENPLNVYTVHIEIQDINDNAPTFFHNTVALEIIETSSLGTHLILQTAEDPDIGINSVQTYKLSDNQHFILSEKTRSDGSKYPELVLEKPLDRETQNIHELILTALDGGNPKKSGTALIKIAIADVNDNFPIFAQDVYKVSISENTPINFTVLHVKATDQDEGSNALITYSFAKTSENAHYNSMFHIHPTNGEITTNENVDFEAARMYEISVEAKDSGGLVAQSKVLIEITDENDNAPEIYVTSLSTPIPEDSASGTVIALIEVHDQDSGANGEVDCQIIDKAPFQLILSSNRYFRIVTTSALDREKESSYNISILATDRGSPPLSTKKTIRLEISDVNDNPPVFMKSTFLAYVQENNLPGSSIYSIQASDIDIGINAKVIYSISSLNTEDSPVSSFLSINIETGVVYAQRSFDYEQHKEFVIQVAAKDCGSPSMSSNATLVIHIMDQNDNAPTILYPSPDNGGLAFFELVPFSSEQGSLISKVVAVDADSGHNAWLSYHFIHVSEPLPFSISQQTGEIRISRVFQEKDILRHKAVVLVKDNGLPSLSATVTLSFIVADNFQQASPKLNNQLTEEDSPPNLQMYLVIALALISFLFILSVMLVIISKCKETKLSTALGPLSTNLYSPVDPRILSQYSNGTLPLPYSYNVCVALDSTESDFTFLKPSQKVPVDNLIDADDSGLGNESLKDNLDTNNQVSY; from the coding sequence ATGACTACTGAAATGAGAAACCAGGATTCACAGAAATGCAAAGGAATCATATGGCAAGTAATATTTtccttcttattttcttttctttgtcatTCAGTCTCTGGACAGCTTCGATATTCAATACTTGAAGAAATGAGGAAAGACTCTGTTATAGGAAATATTGCAAACGATCTTGGATTAGATATTAAGCAGCTCTCACTTCGAAGATTTCGTATTGTTTCACGTGTTTCAGAGAAATATTTCTATGTTAATTTAGGAAATGGAAATTTGTATATTAAGAATAGGATAGATAGAGAGACACTGTGTGGGAGAGAGCCTACCTGCTTCCTAACATTTGATGCAGTGGTTGAAAATCCCTTAAACGTTTATACTGTACACATTGAAATTCAGGATATCAATGATAATGCTCCAACTTTCTTTCACAATACTGTTGCACTAGAAATTATTGAAACAAGTTCACTAGGAACACATTTAATTTTGCAAACAGCTGAAGATCCAGATATTGGTATTAATTCTGTACAGACATACAAACTCAGTGACAATCAGCATTTTATACTAAGTGAAAAGACCAGATCTGATGGCAGTAAATATCCAGAACTTGTCTTAGAGAAACCTTTAGATCGAGAAACACAGAATATTCATGAACTCATTTTAACAGCCCTAGATGGAGGAAACCCAAAGAAATCTGGCACTGCACTAataaaaattgccattgctgatgTGAATGATAATTTCCCTATATTTGCTCAAGATGTATATAAAGTAAGCATAAGCGAAAACACCCCTATCAACTTTACAGTCCTTCACGTAAAAGCAACTGATCAAGATGAAGGATCCAATGCTCTGATCACATATTCATTTGCAAAAACATCAGAAAATGCCCATTATAATAGCATGTTTCACATTCACCctacaaatggagaaattacaacaaatgaaaatgtgGACTTTGAAGCAGCAAGAATGTATGAAATTTCAGTAGAAGCAAAGGACAGCGGTGGTCTTGTGGCCCAGTCTAAAGTACTAATTGAaataacagatgaaaatgaCAATGCTCCTGAAATATATGTTACCTCATTATCTACACCTATTCCTGAGGATTCAGCATCTGGCACGGTGATTGCGCTAATTGAAGTCCATGATCAAGATTCAGGTGCAAATGGAGAAGTTGACTGTCAAATCATTGACAAAGCACCTTTCCAGTTAATTTTGTCATCTAATAGATATTTTAGAATTGTTACAACAAGTGCTTTGGACAGAGAGAAAGAATCAAGTTATAACATCTCAATTTTAGCAACCGACAGAGGATCTCCTCCACTCTCCACTAAGAAAACCATCAGATTGGAAATATCAGATGTTAACGACAACCCACCAGTATTTATGAAATCAACATTTCTTGCCTATGttcaagaaaataatttaccaGGATCATCTATTTATAGTATACAAGCTTCAGATATTGACATTGGAATTAATGCTAAAGTTATTTATTCAATTTCCAGTTTGAATACAGAAGATTCCCCGGTATCTTCTTTTCTTTCCATTAATATAGAGACTGGAGTGGTCTATGCTCAGAGGTCATTTGATTATGAGCAGCACAAGGAATTTGTAATCCAAGTAGCAGCAAAAGACTGTGGATCTCCTTCTATGAGTAGCAATGCAACACTGGTTATCCATATTATGGATCAGAATGATAATGCACCAACAATACTGTATCCATCACCAGATAATGGTGGTTTAGCTTTTTTTGAGTTGGTCCCTTTTTCCTCAGAACAGGGTTCCTTAATATCTAAGGTGGTTGCAGTAGATGCTGACTCGGGACATAATGCTTGGCTCTCTTATCATTTCATACATGTGTCAGAACCACTTCCCTTCAGCATTAGTCAACAAACAGGTGAGATCAGGATATCACGAGTCTTTCAAGAGAAGGATATATTGAGACATAAGGCGGTGGTTCTGGTGAAGGACAATGGATTGCCCTCTCTGTCTGCAACCGTTACCTTAAGTTTTATTGTTGCAGATAATTTTCAGCAGGCGTCTCCTAAACTCAATAATCAACTCACTGAGGAAGATTCACCACCTAATTTGCAAATGTATCTTGTGATTGCCCTAGCTCTGATTtcctttttgttcattttaagtGTTATGTTGGTGATCATTTCGaaatgtaaagaaacaaaattgtccACAGCCCTTGGGCCACTCAGTACAAATCTTTATTCTCCAGTTGATCCCAGGATTCTTTCTCAATATAGTAATGGGACTTTGCCTCTGCCGTACTCATACAATGTTTGTGTTGCTTTGGATTCCACTGAAAGTGATTTTACTTTCCTAAAACCAAGCCAAAAGGTACCTGTGGACAACCTTATTGATGCTGATGATTCAGGACTTGGAAATGAAAGTTTAAAAGACAATTTAGATACAAACAATCAGGTGAGttattaa